The Buttiauxella selenatireducens genome has a window encoding:
- a CDS encoding beta-galactosidase subunit beta, with translation MIILNTLEDFKRIYHAGKKWQRCMEAINNLKNIEPDVFYSIGDSLVYRLAEGATENTELFEGHRRYFDVHYYLSGEQQVEIAAKNTLTPEIAYRDESDREFLRGQGVEHLLKAGNVVIFENHEAYRFSTGEGVRKVILKVTVEETYFLNK, from the coding sequence ATGATTATTTTAAACACCTTAGAAGATTTTAAGCGCATTTATCATGCGGGAAAGAAATGGCAACGCTGCATGGAAGCGATTAATAACCTGAAGAATATCGAACCTGATGTTTTTTATTCCATTGGCGATTCGTTGGTTTATCGCCTGGCGGAAGGGGCTACCGAAAACACGGAATTATTCGAAGGGCATCGCCGTTATTTTGATGTGCATTATTACCTGTCAGGTGAACAACAGGTTGAAATTGCCGCCAAAAACACCTTAACCCCAGAAATTGCTTATCGCGATGAAAGCGACAGGGAGTTTTTGCGCGGGCAGGGCGTGGAACATCTTTTGAAAGCAGGCAATGTGGTTATTTTTGAAAATCACGAAGCGTACCGATTTTCCACCGGAGAGGGCGTACGGAAAGTCATTTTGAAAGTCACCGTTGAGGAAACCTATTTCCTGAATAAGTAA
- a CDS encoding amino acid permease: MASTSRNTIGKFGLLAMTFAAVFSFNNVINNNVQLGIASAPVFLVATLIYFIPFCLIIAEFVSLNRNSEAGVYAWVKSALGGRWAFITAYTYWFVNLFFFTSLLPRVIAYASYAFLGYDYIFTPLTTAIISIILFAFSTWISNHGAKLLGPMTSVTSTLMLLLTFSYIILAGAAVVGGVEPADPINVQAITPQFSWAFLGIIAWIFQAAGGAESVAVYVNDVKGGSKAFVKVIILSGLFIGVLYTVSSLLINVFVHQSDLHYTGGTVQVFGGLAQHFGLSTELMNRFVGIVSFTAMFGSLLMWTAAPVKIFFTEIPKGIFGEKTVSLNQHGVPTRAAWIQFLIVIPLMLIPTVGSGSVQELMNTLINMTAAASMLPPLFIMLAYLNLRLKYDAVNRDFRMGSRMQGIAIVSVLIVIFTIGFIASTFPTGASIMTIVFYNVGGLVIFLGYAWWKYNKYEKTLDAKERYEADTPLAQIVLEQQQGKQAVPQAGNVAVTRQ, translated from the coding sequence ATGGCTTCGACTAGTAGAAATACAATTGGCAAGTTTGGATTACTGGCGATGACATTTGCGGCGGTGTTTAGCTTCAATAACGTCATTAATAATAACGTCCAGCTTGGCATCGCATCGGCACCGGTTTTCCTGGTAGCTACGCTTATTTACTTTATACCGTTCTGTTTAATCATCGCAGAATTCGTTTCGCTAAACCGTAATTCCGAAGCCGGGGTTTACGCCTGGGTGAAAAGCGCACTAGGTGGCCGTTGGGCATTTATTACCGCGTACACCTATTGGTTTGTGAATCTGTTTTTCTTCACCTCGTTATTACCAAGGGTTATTGCCTACGCTTCGTATGCTTTCCTCGGCTATGACTATATTTTCACGCCATTAACCACGGCAATTATCAGTATTATCCTGTTCGCTTTCTCTACCTGGATTTCAAACCACGGGGCGAAATTGCTTGGGCCAATGACGTCAGTCACCTCCACGCTGATGTTATTACTCACTTTCTCCTACATCATTCTGGCAGGCGCTGCGGTGGTGGGGGGAGTTGAACCCGCCGATCCGATAAACGTGCAGGCGATTACTCCGCAGTTCAGCTGGGCATTTCTCGGCATTATTGCCTGGATTTTCCAGGCTGCGGGTGGCGCTGAGTCCGTGGCGGTGTACGTCAACGACGTCAAAGGCGGCAGCAAAGCGTTTGTTAAAGTCATCATACTTTCGGGTCTGTTTATCGGCGTTCTGTATACCGTGTCATCGCTGCTGATTAACGTCTTTGTTCACCAGTCTGATTTGCACTACACCGGCGGTACGGTTCAGGTCTTTGGTGGGCTGGCGCAACACTTTGGCCTGTCGACTGAGCTGATGAATCGCTTTGTTGGCATTGTTTCTTTCACCGCCATGTTTGGTTCATTGCTGATGTGGACGGCGGCACCGGTCAAAATCTTCTTTACCGAGATCCCTAAAGGTATCTTTGGTGAGAAGACCGTGAGCCTTAACCAGCATGGTGTACCGACTCGTGCGGCCTGGATACAATTCCTGATTGTGATTCCATTGATGCTTATCCCAACCGTGGGTTCGGGTAGCGTGCAGGAATTAATGAACACGTTGATTAACATGACTGCCGCGGCGTCAATGTTGCCACCGCTGTTTATCATGCTTGCCTACCTGAATCTGCGCTTGAAATACGACGCCGTAAACCGCGACTTCCGCATGGGTTCACGGATGCAGGGCATCGCGATTGTGAGCGTGCTGATTGTGATCTTCACCATTGGGTTTATTGCCTCAACCTTCCCGACCGGGGCCAGCATTATGACCATCGTGTTCTATAACGTCGGCGGCCTGGTTATTTTCCTTGGCTACGCCTGGTGGAAATACAACAAATACGAGAAAACCCTGGATGCGAAAGAGCGTTATGAAGCAGATACGCCGCTGGCACAAATCGTTCTTGAGCAGCAGCAGGGAAAGCAGGCGGTACCGCAGGCAGGTAATGTCGCGGTAACACGGCAATAA